From Solidesulfovibrio carbinoliphilus subsp. oakridgensis, the proteins below share one genomic window:
- the thpR gene encoding RNA 2',3'-cyclic phosphodiesterase: protein MDHVRAFVGIPLPEACQDLAADLGRRLASLAYGAASPVKAGNIHLTLKFLGNVPVGLATGGADGGPAGLPAVAEALAGILFAPFTLRLGGGGFFPGPARPRVVWAALADGAGPCHALARAVEAALAPLGFVPEPKPFTAHLTLARLREPGRGGDWPEMLRLLAAAGWPTVPVGSLTLWRSVLGPAGARHEVLAAFPATAA from the coding sequence ATGGACCACGTGCGCGCCTTTGTCGGCATCCCCCTGCCGGAGGCCTGCCAGGACTTGGCCGCCGACCTCGGCCGGCGACTCGCCTCCCTGGCCTACGGGGCGGCCAGCCCGGTCAAGGCCGGCAATATCCATCTGACCTTGAAGTTTCTGGGCAACGTTCCCGTCGGCCTCGCCACCGGGGGGGCGGACGGCGGACCGGCCGGCCTTCCGGCCGTGGCCGAGGCCCTGGCCGGCATCCTTTTCGCCCCGTTCACCCTGCGCCTGGGAGGCGGCGGGTTTTTCCCGGGGCCGGCCCGGCCCCGGGTGGTCTGGGCGGCCCTGGCCGACGGGGCCGGGCCCTGCCACGCCCTGGCCCGGGCCGTGGAGGCGGCGCTTGCTCCCCTCGGCTTCGTCCCGGAACCAAAGCCCTTCACCGCCCACCTGACCCTGGCCCGGCTGCGGGAGCCGGGGCGCGGCGGCGACTGGCCGGAGATGCTGCGCCTTTTGGCCGCAGCCGGCTGGCCGACCGTGCCGGTCGGGTCGTTGACGCTGTGGCGGTCGGTCCTTGGACCGGCCGGAGCGCGCCACGAGGTCCTGGCCGCATTTCCGGCCACCGCGGCCTGA